In bacterium, the DNA window TATGCAACGGCCTACGACAAGGAAAGTGAAAAAGCCGAGCCCGGCTATTATCGGGTTGACCTGAGCGATCCGCAGATTTCATGCGAGCTCACCGTGACCCCTCATGCCGGTCTGCAGCGCTACCGGTTTCCGGCGAGCGACAGCGCCCATGTGCTGGTGGATCTCGGCCGCGGCTTTACCCAGATCCGCGACGCAGCGATCACCGGCCTGGACCACTCTCATATCGAGGGATATGTATCTGGTCAACATATCTGCGGCAGCCTGGACAGTTACACGCTTTATTTTTGCGCCGAGTGGGACCGGCCGTGCAGCGCCTTTCACGTGTATCAGGACGGTCTTTTGCAGAATGATCCGATGAACCTTCGCGGATCGAGCTTGGTTGTGGTCCTCGATTTTCCCTGCAGCCGTCCATCGACGCTGATGATCAAATCCGGTCTTTCGACGGTCGGCTGCGCCAAAGCGCGCGCCAACTATCGCGCAGAGATGCCGCAGTGGAATTTTCAGCGAGTGCGCAAATCGGTGCGCAACTCTTGGAACGATCTGTTAAAGACCGTGCAGGTTTCGGGCACAGGGGAGAGAAAACAGCTCTTTTATACCGCACTGTACCATTCCTGTCACATGCCGGTTCGTGCGGCGGATGTCGATGGCGAGTATCGGGGTACCGACAACATGGTGCATCGAGCCTCGTTTCCCTATTATGATGCCTATTCGCTGTGGGATACTTTTCGCACCAAATATCCACTGTTATCTTTAATTCAGCCCCTGGTGCTGCAGGACATCGTCCGGTCATTCGTACGGATCTACGAACAGGGCGGCCGCCATTGGCCGTATCCGACGACACGTCGTGAGCACACGGTGGCTGTCATCGCCGACGCCTATTTTAAAGGACTGCGGGCATTCGATGTCGAAAAGGCGTATCACGGCATGCGGCGCGACGCCTATGAGTTCCGTGCCGAGTTCAACAATGCCACCACAGGCGATAAAACCATGATGAGTGATTCCGCCATGAGAGCGATTTATGAAGAGTACCATCGTCTCGGCTATATGCCGCGGCGGCCTGATCGAACGTTGGAGAACTGCTATGACAGCTGGTGCGTCGCGCAGATGGCGCAATCCCTGGGCAAAACAGAGGAGCACCAGTTGTTCGCGGAGCGGGCGCTTTTCTATCGCAATATTTGGGACCCGCATATTCGATTTTTCCGCGCCCGGGCTGCGGACGGAACCTGGCTGGGATTTCCCGATCCTCGTGTGATCGATGAAACCTATGTGTACGAAGCGACCATGTGGCAATGGCGATGGTTTGTATTGCACGACATTCTTGGTTTGATCGAGCTGTGCGGCGGCCGGGAGCGTTTTATCGAAGACCTTGATTATTTCTTTACCAACGATCTGTACAACCACAATAACGAACAGGATCTGCACGTTTCTTTTCTCTACAACCTGGCGGGCGCACCCTGGCGGACACAGGAGCTTGTTCAGCGCATCCTGACCGGATCCATGCGGCAGATCTACGGCAGTCATGGGTTTTATAAAGAGCCCTATGAAGGCCGTATCTACAAAGCGGAGCCGGCCGGCTTTCTCTATGAGATGGACGACGACTGCGGCACCATGTCCGCTTGGTATGTGCTGGCCTCCATGGGATTATACCAGGTCTGCGTCGGAGAACCTGTGT includes these proteins:
- a CDS encoding glycoside hydrolase family 92 protein; translated protein: MNIFSDDRRPHPAASEKRCLYMATPVMIWTLALLIGWMAPVTAARKQPVDYVRPFFNTSGDHGQLFPGPVAPFGMIQLSPDSYPSGFNHQAHSGYNYKDQRLMGFSHVRLGGTGCSGSGGNILFLPFTGKPRMNPADYATAYDKESEKAEPGYYRVDLSDPQISCELTVTPHAGLQRYRFPASDSAHVLVDLGRGFTQIRDAAITGLDHSHIEGYVSGQHICGSLDSYTLYFCAEWDRPCSAFHVYQDGLLQNDPMNLRGSSLVVVLDFPCSRPSTLMIKSGLSTVGCAKARANYRAEMPQWNFQRVRKSVRNSWNDLLKTVQVSGTGERKQLFYTALYHSCHMPVRAADVDGEYRGTDNMVHRASFPYYDAYSLWDTFRTKYPLLSLIQPLVLQDIVRSFVRIYEQGGRHWPYPTTRREHTVAVIADAYFKGLRAFDVEKAYHGMRRDAYEFRAEFNNATTGDKTMMSDSAMRAIYEEYHRLGYMPRRPDRTLENCYDSWCVAQMAQSLGKTEEHQLFAERALFYRNIWDPHIRFFRARAADGTWLGFPDPRVIDETYVYEATMWQWRWFVLHDILGLIELCGGRERFIEDLDYFFTNDLYNHNNEQDLHVSFLYNLAGAPWRTQELVQRILTGSMRQIYGSHGFYKEPYEGRIYKAEPAGFLYEMDDDCGTMSAWYVLASMGLYQVCVGEPVFQLTSPLFDQSVINMTPSQQSCKRFIIRARNLSDQNIYIQSAWLNGRPLNRCQLTYQEIAAGGELVYLMGPIPNTRWGVD